A window of the Cucurbita pepo subsp. pepo cultivar mu-cu-16 chromosome LG01, ASM280686v2, whole genome shotgun sequence genome harbors these coding sequences:
- the LOC111780134 gene encoding peroxidase 17, producing MFSLFLLPLFFHVPSVSPPKLRPDYYAESCPHAESIVRTVMHKALIREPRSVASVMRFQFHDCFVNGCDASMLLDDTPTMLGEKLSLSNINSLRSYEVVDEVKEALEKACPGIVSCADIIIMASRDAVALTGGPNWTVRLGRLDSLTASQEDSNQIMPSPRANASSLIDLFNKYNLSVKDLVSLSGSHSIGQGRCFSIMFRLYNQSGTGRPDPAIEPGFREELFKQCPQGGDENVTMNLDSTPYIFDNQYFKDLVGGRGFLNSDETLYTSAATRRYVRYFSKNQSAFFNAFVEGMLKMGDLQSGHPGEVRRNCRVVNGQSVII from the exons AtgttctctctcttcctcctccctctcttcttccaCGTCCCATCTGTTTCTCCGCCCAAACTCCGCCCCGATTACTACGCCGAGTCATGCCCTCACGCGGAATCCATCGTCCGGACTGTGATGCACAAAGCTCTGATCAGAGAGCCTCGAAGTGTTGCCTCTGTTATGCGCTTCCAATTTCATGATTGCTTTGTTAAT GGCTGTGATGCTTCTATGTTGCTGGATGATACGCCGACGATGCTTGGAGAgaaactctctctctcgaacATTAATTCGCTTAGATCTTATGAAGTTGTTGATGAAGTGAAGGAGGCGTTGGAGAAGGCCTGTCCTGGAATCGTCTCGTGTGCAGATATCATTATCATGGCGTCTAGAGATGCCGTTGCTCTA ACAGGCGGCCCCAACTGGACAGTGAGATTAGGTAGGCTGGACAGCTTAACAGCAAGCCAAGAGGACTCAAACCAGATCATGCCAAGTCCAAGAGCCAATGCAAGCTCTCTCATTGACCTCTTCAACAAATACAACTTATCTGTTAAAGATCTGGTTTCTCTTTCAGGTTCCCACTCCATCGGCCAAGGCCGATGTTTCTCCATCATGTTTCGGCTCTACAATCAGTCAGGTACTGGGAGGCCAGACCCGGCCATTGAGCCGGGCTTCAGAGAAGAGCTCTTTAAGCAATGCCCTCAAGGTGGGGACGAAAATGTCACAATGAACCTTGACTCTACACCTTATATTTTTGACAATCAGTACTTCAAGGACTTGGTTGGTGGGAGAGGGTTCTTGAATTCTGATGAAACTCTCTACACATCTGCTGCAACTCGAAGGTATGTGAGGTACTTCAGCAAAAACCAAAGCGCGTTTTTTAACGCATTCGTGGAGGGTATGCTGAAGATGGGTGACTTGCAGTCTGGCCACCCGGGGGAGGTTAGAAGGAATTGTAGAGTAGTCAATGGCCAGTCTGTGATCATATAA
- the LOC111804455 gene encoding probable LRR receptor-like serine/threonine-protein kinase At5g10290 has protein sequence MRYSNDSINLFCLDFMTLPMKMMLVKMGKLYLTALVLALFHYIALSDFQGQALIELKKALNATESQLTSWNADHINPCSSWSNIICNGNNVTKILLSTMGLTGTMSPSIVVLKSLSTLNLKGNYITGEIPEDFGNLTNLVTLDLENNSLTGRIPSSLGNLKKLQFLTLSQNHLAGTIPESFSTLPSLINLFLDSNNLNGQIPEQLFQVSKFKYVELLNAIKVDTCEIDRRIAFGQLKRFPWRELQLATEDFSDKNVIGQGGFGRVYKGVLTDGTKVAVKQSTNYESLGGDAAFLQEVEMISVAVHRNLLRLIGFCTTETERLLVYPYMQNLSVAYHLREIKPGERILDWPTRKRVALGAARGLGYLHEHCNPKIIHRDVKAANVLLDDDFEAVVCDFGLAKLVDVRKTNVTTQVRGTAGHIAPEYLSTGKSSEKTDVFGYGIMLLELVTGQRAMDLSRLEGDDVLLLDHVKKLVREKRLTAIVDENLNNYDIREVEMMTQVALLCTQQSSVDRPTMSQVTRMLEGEGLAERWEEWQHLEVTRKQDFERILRRFALGDDSIYKQEPIQLSGGR, from the exons ATATAGCAATGACTCGATTAATCTTTTTTGCTTGGATTTCATGACGTTGCCCATGAAAATGATGTTAGTGAAGATGGGAAAACTCTATCTTACAGCTCTAGTTCTGGCCCTCTTTCATTATATTGCATTGTCTGATTTTCAAG GTCAGGCACTCATTGAATTAAAGAAAGCATTGAATGCAACAGAGAGTCAGCTCACAAGTTGGAACGCAGATCATATCAATCCATGCAGTAGTTGGTCCAATATTATATGTAACGGAAACAATGTGACTAAGAT ATTATTGTCAACAATGGGATTGACTGGAACCATGTCTCCGAGTATTGTTGTTCTAAAATCTCTTTCAACTCT GAACTTGAAGGGAAATTACATAACTGGAGAGATACCAGAGGATTTTGGAAACCTGACAAATTTGGTCACCTTGGACCTGGAAAATAACAGCCTAACTGGTCGAATACCATCATCCCTTGGTAATCTTAAGAAACTACAGTTCCT AACTCTGAGTCAAAATCATCTAGCTGGGACTATTCCTGAATCATTTTCGACCCTTCCTAGCTTGATCAATCT TTTTCTTGATTCAAATAATCTCAATGGCCAAATTCCGGAGCAGTTAtttcaagtttcaaaattcaagTATGTGGAACTTTTGAATGCTATCAAGGTAGATACCT GTGAAATTGATCGAAGAATTGCATTTGGTCAGCTGAAAAGATTTCCATGGAGGGAATTGCAGCTAGCTACAGAAGACTTTAGTGACAAAAATGTTATAGGACAAGGAGGCTTTGGAAGGGTTTACAAAGGGGTGCTTACTGATGGCACCAAGGTTGCAGTGAAACAGTCAACTAATTATGAAAGCCTTGGGGGAGATGCTGCTTTTCTACAGGAAGTTGAGATGATTAGTGTAGCTGTTCATAGAAATCTATTGCGGCTGATTGGGTTCTGTACAACTGAGACCGAACGCTTATTGGTATATCCCTATATGCAGAACTTGAGTGTTGCCTACCATCTTCGAG AAATTAAGCCTGGGGAACGTATTCTAGATTGGCCTACTCGAAAACGTGTGGCATTGGGTGCAGCTCGTGGTTTAGGATATCTTCATGAACATTGCAATCCAAAGATTATTCACCGAGATGTTAAGGCTGCTAATGTATTGCttgatgatgattttgaaGCTGTTGTGTGCGATTTTGGCCTAGCAAAGTTGGTTGATGTTAGGAAGACTAATGTCACGACTCAAGTTCGGGGGACAGCTGGCCACATAGCACCGGAGTACTTATCCACTGGAAAATCATCAGAAAAGACTGATGTTTTTGGCTATGGCATTATGCTTTTAGAACTTGTTACAGGGCAAAGAGCAATGGACTTATCTCGCTTGGAAGGAGATGATGTTTTACTGCTCGACCAT GTCAAAAAATTGGTAAGGGAGAAGCGACTCACTGCTATTGTCGACGAAAACCTGAATAACTATGATATTAGAGAGGTGGAAATGATGACCCAAGTAGCGCTACTGTGCACGCAGCAATCTTCGGTTGACCGACCGACAATGTCACAGGTCACTCGGATGCTGGAAGGCGAGGGGCTTGCAGAAAGGTGGGAAGAATGGCAGCATTTAGAGGTTACTCGCAAACAAGACTTTGAGAGAATACTGAGAAGATTTGCGTTGGGGGATGATTCCATATATAAACAGGAACCTATCCAGTTGTCTGGTGGAAGATGA